Proteins found in one Micromonospora sp. WMMD1082 genomic segment:
- a CDS encoding tetratricopeptide repeat protein, translating to MLPEQAMTYVDLHAVHTVLGRHDLALDDSEKAVALNCTAGNKRAKIRSLGCNGQSLARLGQHEKAAQVLQRALDLNAQIEYRHEDASIRVAIAQNLTTMGRLDDAVEQLKLAAKTAGEMSQGPNRFEAFRGLSELLLSVGDASGAREAYGRAHEVLGSFQDGGPDHMRAGLRHLAQRLARFGPAPH from the coding sequence ATGCTGCCGGAGCAGGCGATGACGTACGTCGATCTTCATGCGGTGCATACCGTGCTCGGCCGGCACGACTTGGCCCTCGATGACAGTGAGAAGGCCGTGGCGCTCAACTGCACCGCGGGCAACAAGCGGGCGAAGATCCGCAGCCTTGGCTGCAACGGTCAGTCGCTCGCGCGTCTCGGGCAGCACGAGAAGGCGGCTCAGGTGCTGCAACGGGCACTCGATCTCAACGCCCAGATCGAGTACCGGCACGAGGACGCCTCGATACGGGTCGCCATCGCGCAGAACCTCACGACCATGGGACGGCTCGACGACGCCGTGGAACAGCTCAAACTGGCGGCCAAGACCGCGGGTGAGATGAGCCAGGGACCGAACCGGTTCGAAGCGTTCCGCGGCCTGTCTGAACTGCTGCTCTCCGTCGGCGACGCGAGCGGCGCGCGGGAGGCGTACGGGCGGGCTCATGAGGTGCTGGGGTCTTTCCAGGACGGGGGGCCCGACCACATGCGGGCCGGCCTTCGGCACCTGGCCCAGAGGCTGGCGCGGTTCGGTCCCGCCCCGCATTGA
- a CDS encoding AfsR/SARP family transcriptional regulator, whose amino-acid sequence MTSRLRLQVMGPLRVWRGDIELDSGPRQQRCLLALLLVRVGRPVSMSDLITLIWGTDPPASAANVIHKYVGALRRLLEPDLPPRSSGSYLTRHSNGYRFTAGPETLDLVTFRQLVSAARVNTTEGRPAEALDRYIDALRLCHGSAGDALADCTSATATVASVDGEFFAGAVAAAGVAAQLRRPAEVLAALRLAAEMDRLNEPVHASLVTTLAAAGYQAEALMAYWAIRDRLSEELGIDPGRELREAQQRVLTQAVTPSDAERDQVGTALRAGPSRLVPMVRPAQLPPDQPLFVGRKAELDILGDLVVEMRSGGRTSPMVVAMDGMGGVGKSTIIMHFAHMVADEFTDGQLYLDLQGHEGEEGSVLAGEALRSLLYALGVRAADIPDTFDALAGTYRSLTAGMRILVVLDNVRDSSQVRPLLPNSADSLVLITSRRPLVGLAASDSARLFRANLPDLPEARELLRTRLAEMYSRIFPAGEDVETLDEIIELCGRLPLALLAARLSARPQLSLGSVAVELRDGVRRLEAFQGGRGVSDPRTAFSWSYRQLTPGAARLFRLLSVAFAAGITVEACVSMSGLDLQQTRALLEELAEAALVTEDDNGYFTSHVLVKAYAEELFLATESPAERRAAASRLLQHYLHSSSNAELMLEPPRTPIVPAPPLPGVVPERPASYEEALGWLARHREVLKEAVKVAAEVGHGIVPWHLAMTTQQYLEWYGFFRDWEDIMRYALRAARERGDVIGEAHMLRCLAGAR is encoded by the coding sequence GTGACGTCGCGACTGCGCCTGCAGGTCATGGGTCCGCTGCGGGTGTGGCGGGGCGACATCGAGCTGGACTCGGGGCCTCGGCAGCAGCGGTGTCTCCTCGCGCTGCTGCTGGTCCGCGTTGGTCGTCCGGTCAGCATGAGCGATCTGATCACTCTGATCTGGGGGACCGACCCGCCGGCCAGCGCGGCTAACGTCATCCACAAGTACGTCGGCGCGCTGCGCCGGCTGCTCGAACCCGATCTGCCGCCGCGGTCCTCCGGGAGCTATCTCACGCGCCACAGCAACGGATATCGCTTCACCGCCGGTCCCGAGACGCTCGATCTGGTGACGTTTCGCCAACTCGTCTCCGCGGCGAGAGTGAACACCACCGAGGGACGGCCGGCCGAGGCGCTCGACCGCTACATCGACGCGCTGCGCCTCTGCCACGGGTCGGCCGGTGACGCCTTGGCGGACTGCACGTCGGCCACTGCCACCGTCGCGAGCGTCGACGGTGAGTTCTTCGCTGGTGCTGTCGCCGCGGCGGGTGTCGCCGCCCAACTGCGTCGCCCGGCCGAGGTCCTCGCTGCGCTACGACTGGCAGCGGAGATGGATCGGCTCAACGAGCCGGTGCACGCGAGCCTGGTGACGACGCTCGCCGCTGCCGGATACCAGGCCGAGGCGCTGATGGCGTACTGGGCAATCCGTGACCGGCTCTCCGAGGAACTTGGCATCGACCCGGGGCGTGAGCTGCGGGAGGCCCAGCAGCGAGTGCTGACCCAGGCGGTGACACCATCCGACGCCGAACGTGACCAGGTGGGAACCGCGCTGCGGGCGGGCCCGTCCCGACTGGTCCCGATGGTGCGCCCGGCGCAGTTGCCACCGGACCAGCCGCTGTTCGTCGGGCGAAAGGCCGAACTGGACATCCTCGGCGATCTGGTCGTCGAGATGCGCTCCGGCGGACGCACCAGTCCGATGGTGGTCGCGATGGACGGCATGGGCGGCGTCGGCAAGTCGACGATCATCATGCACTTCGCGCACATGGTTGCCGATGAGTTCACCGACGGCCAACTCTATCTGGATCTCCAGGGCCACGAGGGCGAGGAGGGGAGCGTCCTTGCCGGCGAAGCCCTGCGTTCCCTGTTGTACGCATTGGGTGTCCGCGCGGCGGACATCCCGGACACGTTCGACGCGTTGGCCGGCACGTATCGCAGCCTGACAGCCGGAATGCGGATTCTCGTCGTGCTGGACAATGTGCGGGACTCGTCGCAGGTGCGCCCCCTGCTGCCGAACTCAGCCGACAGCCTCGTGCTGATCACCAGTCGACGCCCGCTGGTCGGCCTGGCCGCGTCGGACAGCGCACGCCTGTTTCGCGCAAACCTCCCTGATCTGCCGGAGGCCCGGGAGCTACTGCGGACCCGACTCGCCGAGATGTACAGCCGGATCTTTCCCGCGGGGGAGGATGTGGAGACTCTCGACGAGATCATCGAACTGTGTGGCCGGCTGCCGCTGGCGCTCCTGGCTGCCCGACTGAGCGCACGTCCACAGCTGTCGCTGGGCTCCGTCGCAGTCGAGCTGCGGGACGGTGTCCGACGGCTGGAAGCGTTCCAAGGTGGCCGCGGGGTGAGCGATCCGCGGACCGCGTTCTCGTGGTCGTACCGGCAGCTGACTCCCGGAGCGGCCCGGCTGTTCCGGTTGTTGTCGGTTGCGTTCGCTGCGGGGATCACGGTCGAGGCGTGCGTCAGCATGTCCGGTCTGGATCTCCAGCAAACTCGCGCGCTGCTCGAGGAACTGGCCGAGGCGGCGCTGGTAACCGAGGACGACAACGGCTACTTCACGTCGCACGTGCTGGTCAAGGCGTACGCGGAGGAGTTGTTCCTGGCTACCGAGTCGCCGGCCGAACGGCGGGCGGCGGCCAGCCGCCTGCTGCAGCATTACCTGCACAGCAGCTCCAACGCCGAGCTCATGCTCGAACCGCCCCGAACTCCGATCGTGCCGGCGCCACCCCTGCCTGGCGTTGTTCCCGAGCGGCCGGCCTCGTACGAGGAAGCTCTCGGCTGGTTGGCCCGCCACCGCGAGGTGCTCAAGGAGGCCGTCAAGGTCGCCGCCGAGGTCGGCCACGGCATCGTTCCGTGGCACCTCGCCATGACGACGCAGCAGTACCTGGAGTGGTACGGGTTCTTCCGAGACTGGGAGGACATCATGCGGTACGCCCTGCGAGCAGCGCGCGAGCGGGGCGACGTGATCGGCGAGGCGCACATGCTGCGTTGTCTGGCCGGCGCTCGGTGA
- a CDS encoding methyltransferase domain-containing protein has translation MSLFLEFLKNPMTVGAIAPSGPALARVATAVVPRTGSPVVVELGPGTGAFTDAVQQRLAGRGQHIALEINPRFAEQLAARHPAVDVVNADAATLETVLAQRGLRRADAVVSGLPWAAYAEDQQRSVLSGVVAALPPGGVFTTFAYVHARWAPPARRLLHSLQARFDEVVISRTVWANLPPALVYYCRRPRTWFSADVDPTSHALTKMRVQ, from the coding sequence GTGTCACTTTTTCTGGAGTTCCTGAAGAATCCCATGACGGTCGGCGCGATCGCGCCGAGTGGCCCGGCGCTGGCACGGGTGGCCACCGCGGTGGTACCCCGCACGGGTTCCCCGGTCGTCGTCGAACTCGGCCCGGGCACCGGTGCCTTCACCGACGCTGTCCAGCAGCGTCTTGCGGGACGCGGCCAGCACATAGCCCTGGAGATCAACCCACGGTTCGCCGAGCAACTGGCTGCCCGTCATCCGGCGGTCGACGTCGTGAACGCCGACGCCGCCACCCTCGAGACCGTGCTGGCGCAGCGTGGGCTCAGGCGGGCCGATGCCGTGGTCAGCGGCCTTCCCTGGGCGGCGTATGCCGAAGACCAGCAGCGCAGCGTGCTGTCCGGGGTTGTCGCGGCCCTGCCGCCAGGCGGCGTGTTCACCACTTTCGCGTACGTCCATGCCCGGTGGGCGCCGCCGGCCCGGCGCCTGCTGCACTCGCTGCAGGCGCGGTTCGACGAGGTGGTGATCAGTCGCACGGTATGGGCGAACCTCCCACCTGCCCTCGTCTATTACTGCCGGCGCCCGCGGACCTGGTTCTCCGCCGACGTCGATCCGACCAGCCATGCCCTCACCAAAATGCGAGTTCAGTGA